From Symphalangus syndactylus isolate Jambi chromosome 5, NHGRI_mSymSyn1-v2.1_pri, whole genome shotgun sequence:
agatggagtctcactgtgttgcccaggctggtctcaaactgctggtctcaaagcaatcctcccacctcacctcccaaaatgtgggattacagacgtgagccactgcacctggctgcttttTTGCCTTAGTTCTATTAATAAGATGAATTACACTAATgaattttgtaataataaaacGCTTTTGAATTTCTGGAATAAACTCTTGGTCACAATGTATTGTCTTTGcaaagtgctgttgaattttgtttacaaagattttattttaaacttatgcATCATATTCATAGAAGAggttggtttgtagttttctgccGAGACAAGTTTTTGTCAGGTGGGACCGAAAGTACCAACTCTCTAATGATGGCTTAGTCTTTCCAGTGACTAGCCCCCATCCTGAAGTTACCTAGGGGTGGCCAGCCATCAGTCAACTTGTTAGCACACAGAAAGTCACGTATCACTTTGGAGTTGTATGCCAGAAAACACGGAGGAAGACCAAATACTGTATATATTTCACAACATCACaagcccaaatgtccattaagaaCAAAATGGATTCCTTTCCTGTCCCGGCCTGCGTGGCGTGGGCTTGCGGGTCTTTGAGACCCGAAAAGTGAGAGCGTGTTCACACCCCAGGGGCTGCTCCTGGCGGCTCTGCGGCCGTCACCATGCCACAGAACGAATATATTGAATTACACCGTAAATGCTATGGATACCGTTTGGATTAccatgaggaaaagagaaagaaggaaagtcgAGAGGCTCATGAACGTtcaaagaaggcaaagaaaatgattGGTCTGAAGGCTAAGCTTTACCATAAACAGCGTCATGctgagaaaatacaaatgaaaaagacTATCAAGATGCATGAAAAGAGAAACACCAAACAAAAGAATGATGAAAAGACTCCACAGGGAGCAGTACCTGCCTATCTGCTGGACAGAGAGGGACAATCTCGAGCTAAAGTACTTTCCAATATGATTAAACAGAAGCGAAAAGAGAAGGCGGGAAAATGGGAAGTCCCTCTGCCTAAAGTACGTGCCCAGGGAGAAACAGAAGTATTAAAAGTTATTCgaacaggaaagagaaagaagaaggcatGGAAGAGGGTGGTTACTAAAGTGTGTTTTGTTGGAGATGGCTTTACAAGAAAACCACCTAAATATGAAAGATTCATCAGGCCAATGGGCTTGCGTTTCAAGAAAGCCTATGTAACATACCCTGAACTGAAAGCCACCTTTTGCCTACCAATACTTGGTGTAAAGAAGAATCCCTCATCCCCACTGTATACAACTTTGGGTGTTATTACCAAAGGTACTGTCATTGAAGTAAATGTGAGTGAACTGGGCCTTGTGACGCAAGGAGGCAAAGTTATTTGGGGAAAATATGCCCAGGTTACCAACAATCCTGAAAATGATGGATGTATAAATGCAGTCTTACTGATTTGACAGCAACTTCATATATAATTATTGAGGACTACACACCAATTGAAAAAACTGCCATTACTGTGATGTTTCTGAATACTACCAAACAGCCATACATGTCTACaatgaagagatttattaaattgtaaacattaaaaaaaaaaaaaaaaaaaaagaacaaaatggataaacaaatttggTAAATTCAAACAATGTAATATTACatagtaattaaaaaaacaaattactgaTATATGCAACAATATGGACAAATTTCATAGATGTTAttataaaccaaaaagtatctgaaacaggtctcaatcaatttagaagtttattttgccaaggttaaggacattcCCAGAAGACAAGATCACAGAATCATAAAAAGTCtgtggtctgtgcctttctccaaagaagaatTTGAGGGCTTCACTATTTAATGCGGAAAAGTGGACTGGTTGGAAAAGAGGGAAGGTATGGTAATCCACATGTTGCAAGAGAGAAGAAGCAGGTAGGGGAAGGGTCAATTATGTACTGGTCTCATGCTCAGTAAATTGGCACTTCACATAAGATAAGGTGAACACAGAGTAGAGATATTGAACCTTTGGAGATATTGAACCTTTCATCTGTAGCTCTCTGCTTATGAACAACAGGAAAGGCAGCTTcctgcatgactcagctttcagcttaattttttctCCCTTTGGCATAGTGAATTGGGgttctgagtttttattttcatttcacattaTGTTGTATGTTACTGTATTTTTCACAGTAATCAACACTATCTGCCACAAATGACAAACCTCCAAATTGTAGTGACTTAATatcataaaagtttatttctcagtcCTGTGAC
This genomic window contains:
- the LOC129482468 gene encoding ribosome biogenesis protein NSA2 homolog isoform X2, coding for MPQNEYIELHRKCYGYRLDYHEEKRKKESREAHERSKKAKKMIGLKAKLYHKQRHAEKIQMKKTIKMHEKRNTKQKNDEKTPQGAVPAYLLDREGQSRAKVLSNMIKQKRKEKAGKWEVPLPKVRAQGETEVLKVIRTGKRKKKAWKRVVTKVCFVGDGFTRKPPKYERFIRPMENMPRLPTILKMMDV
- the LOC129482468 gene encoding ribosome biogenesis protein NSA2 homolog isoform X1 is translated as MPQNEYIELHRKCYGYRLDYHEEKRKKESREAHERSKKAKKMIGLKAKLYHKQRHAEKIQMKKTIKMHEKRNTKQKNDEKTPQGAVPAYLLDREGQSRAKVLSNMIKQKRKEKAGKWEVPLPKVRAQGETEVLKVIRTGKRKKKAWKRVVTKVCFVGDGFTRKPPKYERFIRPMGLRFKKAYVTYPELKATFCLPILGVKKNPSSPLYTTLGVITKGTVIEVNVSELGLVTQGGKVIWGKYAQVTNNPENDGCINAVLLI